A section of the Acropora muricata isolate sample 2 chromosome 4, ASM3666990v1, whole genome shotgun sequence genome encodes:
- the LOC136912921 gene encoding protein BCCIP homolog gives MADSASENEETSKKGEKRTQDGYEEDSGSSTDTDAQSVASDESFDEDMEVPVEFEAFPPTDADFNGIRCLLQQLFQKYPVDLSKLCDLIISQPEIATIIKVVSDEDAENNGKSNGDAEVNIEESEEDIYGVTTVIDLHKHQECDAIKLVKKFIVEKCIECASKETRMEFEEVMDGQHGVGLLINERFINIPPQIAVPVYKTLRTELKKSYKEGKDMPLSYFVTVCKTYKDTETETQGKRKKGKVQKMSSSLNFINPEDELLYKESQLSFSFAASSSTEETLVAGRWTSDDSELAPYRTVLLLSAANFNKAVESIHEIFS, from the exons ATGGCGGACTCTGCGTCTGAAAATGAAGAGACTTCTAAAAAGGGCGAAAAGAGAACACAAGATGGCTACGAAGAAGATTCCGGGTCTTCTACAGATACAGACGCACAGTCAGTTGCATCAGATGAAAGTTTTGACGAGGATATG gaAGTTCCTGTTGAGTTCGAAGCTTTTCCTCCGACAGATGCAGATTTCAATGGCATTAGATGTCTCTTACAACAG TTATTCCAAAAGTACCCTGTGGATCTGTCAAAACTTTGTgatttaattatttctcaacCAGAAATAGCCACTATAATCAAG GTTGTCAGTGATGAAGATGCTGAAAACAATGGGAAAAGCAATGGAGATGCTGAGGTCAACATAGAGGAATCAGAAGAAGATATTTATGGTGTAACAACAGTCATTGACCTTCATAAACACCAG GAATGTGATGCAATTAAACTGGTTAAGAAGTTTATAGTTGAGAAATGTATTGAGTGTGCTTCAAAAGAGACCAGAATGGAATTTGAAGAGGTGATGGATGGGCAGCATGGTGTGGGCCTCCTCATCAATGAACGATTCATTAACATTCCACCGCAGATTGCCGTGCCTGTGTACAAAACGTTAAG aaCTGAACTGAAAAAAAGTTACAAGGAG GGAAAAGATATGCCACTCTCCTACTTTGTGACAGTATGCAAGACATACAAAGACACTGAAACTGAAACACAAGGAAAGAGGAAAAAGGGAAAGGTCCAAAAAATGTCAAGTTCATTGAATTTCATTAATCCTGAGGATGAGCTACTTTATAAG GAAAGTCAGTTGTCCTTTAGTTTTGCTGCAAGCAGCAGTACTGAAGAGACACTAGTAGCAGGACGATGGACATCAGATGATTCAGAACTAGCACCTTACAGGACGGTGCTGTTACTTTCTGCTGCAAATTTTAACAAAGCAGTGGAAAGCATTCATGAAATTTTCTCTTAG